The Deinococcus sp. KSM4-11 genome contains the following window.
CTGTCCGCCGGCTGGGTCGGCAGCGTTGGCGTACCGGGCGGACTGCTGCGCGCTCAGGCGGGCATCCATGGCGTGACGGGTGATCTGCACGAGGACGCTGCCCGCCCCTATGGCCAGCAGGACGAGCGCCCACTGGCCGGTGATCCGGCTGCGGCGCGAGAGCCAGCGCAGGGCGGCGCGTGACCGCGAGCGGTCGAACAGGCCCAGCAGCAGCAGGGCCAGCACGCCGACGAGCAGCAGGGGCACGGCGGAGCGGGCCAGCGACAGGAGGCCGGCGAGGGAATGCTGAAGCGAGGCGAGGGCCACCTGAACCATACGGAACCTCCAGGACGCGGGTCTTGAGTGCTGTACTCAGGTGAGTACACTCTCTGAACCCTGCCGTGGCGTCCGTCTTTCGGTGCAGCCCGGTCGGACGGCCGCAGCGATCTGCCAGCATGGAGCGTGCCCGACGCCCTGCCTGCTGCCCTGCGACCCCAGATCGAGATGCTGCTGGGTGGCGCGGTCATGCGCGCCGCCCGGCTTGCTGGCGGAGACACCAGCGACGTGTGGCGGCTGAGCACCGCGCGCGGTACCTGCATCCTGAAGGCGTCCCGGCGCGGCCGCCCACACCAGTACGCGGCCGAGGCCGCCGGGCTGGAACAGTTGCGCGCGGCCGGGCCGCTGACCGTGCCCGGCGTGGTCGCGCACGGCGACGCGCCGGGAGGGTGGGCCTTTCTGCTGCTGGACGACCTCCCGCCCGTCCCAGAGACGCCCGCCGCCCAGGAGGCGCTGGGGCGCGGGCTGGCGCTTCTTCACCGCGCGCCCGCTCCGGGCTTCGGGGGCACGGCACCGAACGCGTTCGGGCGACTGGAGCAGGTGAACGGAGTGGGGGAGAGCGCCGCCGACTTCTTCTGGCACCAGCGCCTGGCCCCACAACTGCGGCTGGCGGCTCCTCATCTGAGTCGGGCCGATCACGCCGACTTCGAGGCCCTGCAGGCCCGGCTGGCGGCCCTCATTCCGCTGGAGCCGCCCGCGCTGGTGCACGGGGATCTGTGGCACGGGAATGTGCTGTACACGGCCCGCGGCCCGGCCCTGATCGACCCGGCCACGGCGTTCAGCCACCGGGAAGTGGATATTGCCCTGCTGCACCTGTTCGGCACGGTGCCGGAGCGGGTCATGGCGGCCTACCAGGAGGGCTATGCGCTGGCGCCCGGCTGGCAGGAGCGGCGGGCGCTGTGGAACCTGTACCCGCTGCTGGCCCACCTGAACATGTTCGGCCACGGGTATCTGGCCCGCGTGCGGACGGTGCTGACCGCCGTGCTGATCATGACCTGATTTTCAAACCGGTTGACTTTTTAAAGTATAGGGTGCACACTGGGGGTATGACGACCCTTTCCGTGCTGCCCGCCACCACCCACGTCGGCCCGGTCACGCTGCTCACCCGCGACCTGCCCGGTCTCAGCGCCTTTTACACGCGGTTGCTGAGCCTCACACCCACCACGCAGACCGCGCAGGAGGTCACGCTGGCAGCCCAGGGCACGCCACTGCTGCACCTGAAAGCCGCGCCGAACCTGCCCGCCGCGTCCGTCAGCCGCCCCGGCCTGTATCACACCGCCTTCCTGCTCCCCACCCGCGCGGATCTGGGCCGCTGGCTCGCGCACGCCGCTCAGTCCGGCCTACGGATCGGCAGTGGCGACCACCTCGTCAGCGAGGCCTTCTACCTGGACGATCCCGAAGGCAACGGCATCGAGATCTACGCGGATCGCCCGCGCAGCACCTGGACGTGGGAGAACGGGCAGATCAAGATGGCCACCCTGGCCGTGAACGCCGCCGCCGTGCTCCAGGCCGCCGGAATCGACATCCAGCACCTCGACCAGGCCCCTCCCTACGCGGGCGCGCCCGCCGGAACCAGCGTCGGCCACATCCACCTGAAAGTCGGCAGCGCCGCGCAGGCCGCCCGCTGGTACACCCAGGCGCTCGGCCTGGACGTGGTCGCCGATATGGGCAGCGCCGCCTTCCTCTCGTGGGGCGGATATCACCATCACATCGGCCTGAACGAATGGCACTCGGCCGGACAGGGCCGGCCCGCCGCGCCGGCGGCCGGTCTGGGCGGCGTGGACTTCGTCACGGACGACCTGAGCGGCCTGCGCGCCCATCTGCGCGACCGGAAGGACGTGCAGGACACCCCGGACGGCCTGATCCTGACCGATCCCTGGGGCAACCGCCTGACCGTGCGTCAGCAGGCCTGACGCGCCGGATACGCTGGGGCATGACGTTCCACGCCCCCGCCGTCCTGCGTTCCGCGCTGGCGTGCCTGAGCCTCGTCGCCACTCCCCCGGTGGTCGCCCAGGCTGCCGGGCCGCTGAATCCCGTGCTGGTGCGCGCTCCGGGCGGGCAGTCGCCGTACCTGCTGGGCGCGTGGCAGGGAGGCCGCTGGGTGCCGGCCAGCGCCGGCCTCGCCCATGAGGTGAGGAGCGGGGCCTACCGGCGGCATATGCTCGGGGGCCGGCCCGCCACCGCGCAGGGCGGCCCCGCCGAGTCCATGGGCGATCCGTGCGCGGACGCGTACCAGGTCCCCCTGACACCGGAGTCCCCGGCCAGCGCCTTCGAGGTGTTCACGACCTCCGCGCAGGTGCTCCAGCCCCGCCCGGTCACCCTGCTCCCCACCTCGAACACGACCTACCGCGAGATCGTGCGGCAGGAACTCGTGCGGCGCGGCGTCCGGTCACCGGTCGTGACCATCACCACCCTCCTGCGTACCGACCTCGACGGGAATGGCACGCAGGAGGTCGTCATCGAGGCCAGCCGCTTTCAGGAACGCAGCGGGAACTTTCCCCCACCGACCGGGCAGCCCGGCGATTACAGCCTGCTGCTGCTGCGCCATGTGGCCGGCGGGAAGGCCGTGACCACCGTGCTCGGCGAGTACGTCGCCCCGCCCACTCCGTATGACCCGGCCAGCACAGCGCCCATGCCGCTGGCCACCACCTACCGCCTAGCGGGTCTGGCCGACCTGAACGGCGACGGCCGCGTGGAACTGATCACCTACGGAGCCTATTACGAGGGCGACAGCTTCGCCGCTCAGGAATGGACGCCCGCAAGCGGCCTGAAGGTACGCCTGGAAACCGGCTGCGGCGTGTAATAAGGCCACCACCGTCGGCACGCTTGCGCCGGGCAGGGGAATCGCCCGCTGGGAGGTGGATGGCCTGGAACCAGGTGGCTGAATGGTCGCTGTTCCCGCTTCACTCAAGGGTCGCAACGCACGGAGGCCGCTCTGACCTGTTCACGCGTGGCCCGTGCTCTACACTCCTGGGCGATGAGCGAGCAGGTCGAGATCGAGCGCACCCCCGTGGGACGGGTGGAGGACATGCCCGAAGGCTGGCAGGGCACCGTGGACGTGGCCGGCGTGACCGTCCTGGTCGTGAACTACGAGGGCCGGTTTTACGCCCTGCGGAACAACTGCACGCACAACGACTACCCGCTGCTGGGCGGCGACATCGCCATGGGCCGGATCACCTGCGAGAAACACGGCGCGAAATTCGAACTCGCGACGGGCAAGGCCAAGACCCTGCCCGCCGTGAAGCCTGTGAAGATCTACGCCACTGAGGTTGAGGGCGGCATGGTGTATATCCGGCCCCTGTGACCGGCCCCTCGCTTCAGCGCTGGTTCGAGCCGGTTCCGTTCACCTCGTTCTGAAGTTCCGACGGTTCACCTTCCGGTAGGTCGCCGGGCCGCTGGCTGACGTGCGGGGGGGCCTTGTCGCTCGGCGGGGTGTAATTGGGGTTCGGGTCGATGTCCTCAGCGCGCTCCCGTACAGCCGCGCCGACCGCCGCCGGAATGCCCAGACCGGCCGAGGGTGCGACCTCGTCGAGCAGGTCGCCGCCCAGTCCATCGACCGTGTCCGAGCCTGCGAACTCCGGTTCCTGGGCAGCGTGAACCATCGCCTCGACATCCCGCGTGGCGAGATGATCGAAGGCTCCGGTCACGGCCTTCGCGCTGGGCAGTTCCACCGGCGTGTACTTTTCCGTGTCGGAAGCGCCCACGTGATCGTCGCTCGGCGTGGTGGTGTAGGCGTCCTGGTGGGCGTCCTTGGGATCATGCGCCTCGAAGCCGGTCTTCGCGCCGTCGGCGCCGGTCACGGGCGGGTTGGTGCGGTCATCGTCGCTGCGGGTCATGCTCCAGTGTCGGTCATGATGGCGCGGCGCGCATTTCCGTTCCCTTGAGACCCGCCCCAGCAAGCTCATCCGGGCGTCATGTCAGCAGGGCCATGACCTCCGTGTGGCCCTCCTCGCGCGCCAGACTCCCGGCCGTGCGGCCATCCGAGGTGACGGCGCCCGCAGCGGCCCCGGCGGCGAGCAGGAAGACCACCAGCGCCGCGTTTCCGTTCTGCGCCGCGGCCATCAGGGGTGTGAAGTCGTCCTGCTGCACGGCGTTCACCTCCGCCCCCGCCGCGACCAGGAGCCGGGCCAGGGCCTCGTGGTTGCCCGCCACCGCCGAGTGGAGGGGCTGCACGCGCATGGGGTTCCGGCTGACCGCATTCACGTCCGCGCCGCGCTCCAGCAGGTGCTGCGCCACCTCCGCCCGCCCGAAGAAGGCCGCGAGGCCCAGCGGCGTGAAGCCGTCAGCGCTGACGGCGCTCACGAGTCCGGCCTCCCTAGCGGTCAGGGCCTGCACGCGCGCCGCGTCGCCCACAGCCGCCGCCTCGAAGATGTCCAGCGTGGCCCCCTCGTCGATCAACACGTGCGCCATGTCGTGTTTGCGGTAGTACGTGGCGAACAGCACCGGCGACACGCCCATGGGGCTCACCGCCCGCAGCAGCGCCGGATCGCCCCGCACCAGGGCGCGCACCTGCACGCCGTCGTTCGCCTGGATGGCCAGGAACAGTTCCCTCTCCGCGTCGGTGGTCATGAACATATGCTACGGAACCGCGCGCCGCCCGCACTGAATGGCCTGCGCAGGTGGCGGGATAGCATTGGGCCATTCACAGGAGGCGCTATGGCGTGGTGGCACAACAGCGTGGTGTACCAGATCTACCCCCGCAGCTTCATGGACAGCGACGGTGACGGCGTGGGCGACCTGCGCGGCATCACCGGGAAGCTCGATTACCTGCACGCGCTCGGCGTGGACGTGGTCTGGCTGTGCCCCATCTACCCAAACGGCGGTGTGGACGGCGGCTACGACATCACCGACTACCGCGGGATCGCCACGGAGTTCGGCACGCTGCCCGACTGGCAAGAGCTGCTGGCCGGAATGCACGCGCGTGGGATGCGCCTGGTGATGGATCTGGTCGTGAACCACACCTCGGATCAGCACCCGTGGTTCCTGGAGTCGCGCCGCTCGAAGGACAATCCGTACCGCGACTACTACCTGTGGCAGCCCGGCAGGGACGGGGGGCCGCCCAGCAACTGGGGCTCGCACTTCGGCGGCAGTGCGTGGCAGCTCGACCCTGCCACGGACGAGTACTACCTGCATCTCTTCGCCACCGAGCAGCCCGATCTGAACTGGGAGAATCCCCGCGTGCGGCGCGAGGTGTACGACCTGATGACCTTCTGGCTGGAGTTGGGCATCGACGGCTTCCGGATGGACACCATCAACATGCTCAGCAAGGTGCCGGGCTTCCCGGACACCGCGCCCGGCGCGGATTACGCGTACCCGCTGGCCGAGGAGCACTTCCTGAACGGCCCTCAACTCCTGGCCTACCTGCGCGAGATGAAGGCCGAGGTGCTGTCGAAGTACGATGTGATGACCGTGGGCGAGACGCCGGGCGTCGATCCTGACGGCGCGGCCGTGCTGACCGATCCGCAGACCGGGCCGCTGAGCATGATCTTCCAGTTCGACCACATGGCGCTGGACAAGGACACGGCCAGCGCCCGCCCCCGCTGGACGACCGTGCCTTACAGCGTGCCCGAGCTGAAGAAGGTGCTGGGCCGCTGGCAGACCCAGCTGCACGGACGCGGCTGGAACAGCCTGTACCTCTCGAACCATGACGTGCCCCGCATCGTCTCCCGATATGGCGACGAAGGCATTCATCGCGTGGCGTCCGCGAAACTGCTCGCCACGCTGCTGTTCACCCTGCAGGGCACTCCGTACGTGTACCAGGGCGACGAACTCGGCATGCCCAACGCGAAGTTCACGAGCATCGACGACTACCGCGACGTGGATACCCTGAACCTCTACCGCGAGGACGTGACCGAGGGCGGCCGCGACCCGGAGGGCGTGCTGGCCATGATCTACAACAAGGGCCGCGACAACGCCCGCACCCCCATGCCCTGGACCGCCGGCGTGAACGCGGGCTTCACGACCGGCACCCCCTGGATTCCGCTGAACCCCACGTACCCGCAGATCAACGTGGAGGCTGTCCTGGCCGATCCGGAGTCGGTGTACTGGTACTACCGCGACCTGATCCGCCTGCGCCGCGAGCACCCGGCCATCGTGGAGGGCCGCTACGACGACCTGCGCCCCGAGCACGAGACGCTCTACGCCTACCTGCGCACGCACGCGCAGGAGCAACTGCTAATCCTGCTGAATTTCGGCGGTCAGGCGCTGGATCTGGAT
Protein-coding sequences here:
- a CDS encoding ankyrin repeat domain-containing protein, yielding MTTDAERELFLAIQANDGVQVRALVRGDPALLRAVSPMGVSPVLFATYYRKHDMAHVLIDEGATLDIFEAAAVGDAARVQALTAREAGLVSAVSADGFTPLGLAAFFGRAEVAQHLLERGADVNAVSRNPMRVQPLHSAVAGNHEALARLLVAAGAEVNAVQQDDFTPLMAAAQNGNAALVVFLLAAGAAAGAVTSDGRTAGSLAREEGHTEVMALLT
- a CDS encoding non-heme iron oxygenase ferredoxin subunit, with translation MSEQVEIERTPVGRVEDMPEGWQGTVDVAGVTVLVVNYEGRFYALRNNCTHNDYPLLGGDIAMGRITCEKHGAKFELATGKAKTLPAVKPVKIYATEVEGGMVYIRPL
- a CDS encoding fructosamine kinase family protein, with amino-acid sequence MPDALPAALRPQIEMLLGGAVMRAARLAGGDTSDVWRLSTARGTCILKASRRGRPHQYAAEAAGLEQLRAAGPLTVPGVVAHGDAPGGWAFLLLDDLPPVPETPAAQEALGRGLALLHRAPAPGFGGTAPNAFGRLEQVNGVGESAADFFWHQRLAPQLRLAAPHLSRADHADFEALQARLAALIPLEPPALVHGDLWHGNVLYTARGPALIDPATAFSHREVDIALLHLFGTVPERVMAAYQEGYALAPGWQERRALWNLYPLLAHLNMFGHGYLARVRTVLTAVLIMT
- a CDS encoding alpha-glucosidase is translated as MAWWHNSVVYQIYPRSFMDSDGDGVGDLRGITGKLDYLHALGVDVVWLCPIYPNGGVDGGYDITDYRGIATEFGTLPDWQELLAGMHARGMRLVMDLVVNHTSDQHPWFLESRRSKDNPYRDYYLWQPGRDGGPPSNWGSHFGGSAWQLDPATDEYYLHLFATEQPDLNWENPRVRREVYDLMTFWLELGIDGFRMDTINMLSKVPGFPDTAPGADYAYPLAEEHFLNGPQLLAYLREMKAEVLSKYDVMTVGETPGVDPDGAAVLTDPQTGPLSMIFQFDHMALDKDTASARPRWTTVPYSVPELKKVLGRWQTQLHGRGWNSLYLSNHDVPRIVSRYGDEGIHRVASAKLLATLLFTLQGTPYVYQGDELGMPNAKFTSIDDYRDVDTLNLYREDVTEGGRDPEGVLAMIYNKGRDNARTPMPWTAGVNAGFTTGTPWIPLNPTYPQINVEAVLADPESVYWYYRDLIRLRREHPAIVEGRYDDLRPEHETLYAYLRTHAQEQLLILLNFGGQALDLDGVFELPANAELLIGNAASSGEVPPATLQPWEARVYLTRSVAETGTPG
- a CDS encoding VOC family protein; amino-acid sequence: MTTLSVLPATTHVGPVTLLTRDLPGLSAFYTRLLSLTPTTQTAQEVTLAAQGTPLLHLKAAPNLPAASVSRPGLYHTAFLLPTRADLGRWLAHAAQSGLRIGSGDHLVSEAFYLDDPEGNGIEIYADRPRSTWTWENGQIKMATLAVNAAAVLQAAGIDIQHLDQAPPYAGAPAGTSVGHIHLKVGSAAQAARWYTQALGLDVVADMGSAAFLSWGGYHHHIGLNEWHSAGQGRPAAPAAGLGGVDFVTDDLSGLRAHLRDRKDVQDTPDGLILTDPWGNRLTVRQQA